In Mytilus trossulus isolate FHL-02 chromosome 10, PNRI_Mtr1.1.1.hap1, whole genome shotgun sequence, the DNA window acgggagttccagtttaaaatgatgaaattttaatacttagctctttcataaagcaacgaagtgaaagtaatcaaataatcagcctgtttactgttttcgttttgaaattaagtctcgatttaacatagaattgttgtaaaacccattattttgagcaaatataggatgatatcatactttagtctgccatttttttctagacgtttaccggtttctttatttgaacaaaagtgttttcgacatttccataaccaggcacttcagaaacaatgttctgttacatctatttcaacttcgaaaaaaataaattcatgactttttgtcttttttgtctttttttcaattaatttggaaagaaatgaccacaaattgagagtgcatttcaagtaaatgattgcgttggtacactttcaatcacttttttcacttaagtacacgttttaatcatactttgaatagtttccctcaaaaatacacggcgaagttgataaaaaaagtcatattgccactaaaatcaacagtttattttcccatactcgacggaaatattaagttcaaattaaaaaaaaaacacggtttttacaggagaaaacgaTGTCCGTTAGGGCcgatttgataccaaaccgtactcggAAGAAGTTTAAGGCACCactaatcacacagctgtgatataggggattgatttgagccatcaacaacttctgtacgtcaacaaatgtcaaagattcaatactttgagcaagttagttacccaaaaatatagcccatcggtaccagagtaccgatgggaacaggaaggggttaaggataacacccaattaaattcaaatatgatatatacgaTTAAACTATGCctgtatatattgtttaaagatgcgaatcttatttacaaagcttgtataaacaattatacacgcaaagcaagcaagccaaacaaagTCCTGCTtcacatgcattaggaaattagctgtaaccCGGGAATATAAAATGCAAGTAAAAAACCGCGCTGGGGaatattaaatatagaaaaaataactcACAGAGTCTCCTTCCGAAACCTGCAGATCTTGACCCTTCGGCTGTCCAAACTCATTTGCATATATAATCAGTGAGTGGAGGATCCACCTGGCCTCACCCACATCGTCATCACTTCTCCCAGACAACTGGCAAATTTCATCCAAGTCCTCCCCAGTAAGCACCTTTACATGTTGCGCTATCTCCTCCATGTTCAAATTTTCAGTTTTCAGCTCTTTATTCATTCTAGCTAATCCTTTTACTGATTCCGGCTGCCCTGGTCTTATGCGTTTGATTACTTGAACTAGTTTCATTCCCTTTAAACTATATCGCTTTTTTAGGACTGGTGGCAACAACATCTATAAATAAACAACCAAAAGAATTTATATAGTAAGTATCATCATTCTATTAACATTGCATACAGCTAATTTCACAATGTTTGCagagcaaaactttggttggcatGCTTGCTTTTAAAAAACGTTTACTCAAGTTTTTGTAATTAAGATACAAATCTTCAAACAGTATATATGGTAAATAtagtatatttaaatttgattagaagttattcaaataactatatattatacaatataCCAACAAAGCAAGCAATCAAACCAAAGTCCCGCTCTACATGCATAAATAAACCAGCTCTAATATTGATTAATCAAACACGCACAACTGAAGAAATCAAACAGACCGcgtaaatagaaaatagaacGGTTAACAAATTGAACTAGATATAAACTAAACGGTTTTCGTAAAATAAAAACTACTTCTTTTCATATTTCTGTTCAAAAGTAGAACCCCGCTACATTAAATAACACGCATGGCTACTTGAATTATGCAGCATTAAATGTATTCTTActataatataataaagtacCAACATATTACCATACTTTTCTGTTCACATATTTGCATGCTTCCCACGTGCAACCCGAGCGGTCAAACGTGGTCCTATCTTATTCTCGACATTCTAACATTTATTCactaaattctgaaaaaacCGGCACGTACTCTTTCATTATATTCTAATAAAATAacaccaatataaaaaaatatatagccaCCAAGGCTCCTGACCACCAAGGTCATAACATATCTCATATTAGCCACCTAGGCTTTTGTCCACCAAGGTCTAATAAATCTCATTAATAGCCACCAAGTCTTATGACCACCAAGGTCTATGGCAcctaggcatttttttttatttattttttttaaataaaaaagatttgttacCTTTGTAAGTCTCAGTACGGCTGTCGTTCTCCAGTAGACACGTCTTTGAGGTTCGTACATGCAATCTTCCTGCTGTGGGCTAGTGCAGCTTCCCACTGaaccacgggagttccagtttaaaatgatgaaattttaatacttagctctttcataaagcaacgaagtgaaagtaatcaaataatcagcctgtttactgttttcgttttgaaattaagtctcgatttaacatagaattgttgtaaaacccattattttgagcaaatataggatgatatcatactttagtctgccatttttttctagacgtttaccggtttctttatttgaacaaaagtgttttcgacatttccataaccaggcacttcagaaacaatgttctgttacatctatttcaacttcgaaaaaaaaaaattcatgactttttgtcttttttgtctttttttcaattaatttggaaagaaatgaccacaaattgagagtgcatttcaagtaaatgattgcgttggtacactttcaatcacttttttcacttaagtacaagttttaatcatactttgaatagtttccctcaaaaatacacggcgaagttgataaaaaaagtcatattgccactaaaatcaacagtttattttcccatactcgacggaaacattaagttcaaattaaaaaaaacaacacggtttttacaggagaaaacgatgtccgttaggggcgatttgataccaaaccgtactcggAAGAAGTTTAAGGCACCactaatcacacagctgtgatataggggattgatttgagccatcaacaacttctgtacgtcaacaaatgtcaaagattcaatactttgcgcaagttggttacccaaaaatatagcccatcggtaccagagtaccgatgggaacaggaaggggttaaggataacacccaattaaattcaaatatgatatatacgaTTAAACTATGCctgtatatattgtttaaagatgcgaatcttatttacaaagcttgtataaacaattatacacgcaaagcaagcaagccaaacaaagTCCTGCTtcacatgcattaggaaattagctgtaaccCGGGAATATAAAATGCAAGTAAAAAACCGCGCTGGGGaatattaaatatagaaaaaataaataactcacaGGGTCTCCTTCCGAAACCTGCAGATCTTGACCCTTCGGCTGTCCAAACTCATTTGCATATATAATCAGTGAGTGGAGGATCCACCTGGCCTCACCCACATCGTCATCACTTCTCCCAGACAACTGGCAAATTTCATCCAAGTCCTCCCCAGTAAGCACCTTTACATGTTGCGCTATCTCCTCCATGTTCAAATTTTCAGTTTTCAGCTCTTTATTCATTCTAGCTAATCCTTTTACTGATTCCGGCTGCCCTGGTCTTATGCGTTTGATTACTTGAACTAGTTTCATTCCCTTTAAACTATATCGCTTTTTTAGGACTGGTGGCAACAACATCTATAAATAAACAACCAAAAGAATTTATATAGTAAGTATCATCATTCTATTAACATTGCATACAGCTAATTTCACAATGTTTGCagagcaaaactttggttggcatGCTTGCTTTTAAAAAACGTTTACTCAAGTTTTTGTAATTAAGATACAAATCTTCAAACAGTATATATggtaaatatattatatttaaatttgattagaagttattcaaataactatatattatacaatataCCAACAAAGCAAGCAATCAAACCAAAGTCCCGCTCTACATGCATAAATAAACCAGCTCTAATATTGATTAATCAAACACGCACAACTGAAGAAATCAAACAGACCGcgtaaatagaaaatagaacGGTTAACAAATTGAACTAGATATAAACTAAACGGTTTTCGTAAAATAAAAACTACTTCTTTTCATATTTCTGTTCAAAAGTAGAACCCCGCTACATTAAATAACACGCATGGCTACTTGAATTATGCAGCATTAAATGTATTCTTActataatataataaagtacCAACATATTACCATACTTTTCTGTTCACATATTTGCATGCTTCCCACGTGCAACCCGAGCGGTCAAACGTGGTCCTATCTTATTCTCGACATTCTAACATTTATTCactaaattctgaaaaaacCGGCACGTACTCTTTCATTATATTCTAATAAAATAacaccaatataaaaaaatatatagccaCCAAGGCTCCTGACCACCAAGGTCATAACATATCTCATATTAGCCACCTAGGCTTTTGACCACCAAGGTCTAATAAATCTCATTAATAGCCACCAAGTCTTATGACCACCAAGGTCTATGGCAcctaggcatttttttttatttattttttttaaataaaaaagatttgttacCTTTGTAAGTCTCAGTACGGCTGTCGTTCTCCAGTAGACACGTCTTTGAGGTTCGTACATGCAATCTTCCTGATGTGGGCTAGTGCAGCTTCCCACTGaaccacgggagttccagtttaaaatgatgaaattttaatacttagctctttcataaagcaacgaagtgaaagtaatcaaataatcagcctgtttactgttttcgttttgaaattaagtctcgatttaacatagaattgttgtaaaacccattattttgagcaaatataggatgatatcatactttagtctgccatttttttctagacgtttaccggtttctttatttgaacaaaagtgttttcgacatttccataaccaggcacttcagaaacaatgttctgttacatctatttcaacttcgaaaaaaaaaaattcatgactttttgtcttttttgtctttttttcaattaatttggaaagaaatgaccacaaattg includes these proteins:
- the LOC134686696 gene encoding uncharacterized protein LOC134686696 — its product is MLLPPVLKKRYSLKGMKLVQVIKRIRPGQPESVKGLARMNKELKTENLNMEEIAQHVKVLTGEDLDEICQLSGRSDDDVGEARWILHSLIIYANEFGQPKGQDLQVSEGDSAPIQSTSDMDTQPKAGKGKPDVSTESDSLEDRIASLGKKDQS